The following are from one region of the Sorghum bicolor cultivar BTx623 chromosome 2, Sorghum_bicolor_NCBIv3, whole genome shotgun sequence genome:
- the LOC8063544 gene encoding peroxidase 2: MLCCYSSLTAVTAAAVAEKMARLGVIVLVALLAAAAAQAQGSYGSGYAVPALSLESAPVPPPISSPPPAQTPPPPASARPKLRFDFYKRSCPYAEEIVREAVRNATNVNPGLGAGLIRMAFHDCFVQGCDGSVLLDPTPANPRPEKLSPANFPSLRGFDVVDAAKAALEKACPGVVSCADVVQFAARDAAFFLSGSKVYYSLPGGRFDGRVSFENETFTFLPPPSFNLSELIQNFKVKGLNVDDLVVLSGAHTIGLSHCSSFLSISTPPSDMNPGLATVLKKQCPAKPNFTNDPTVVQDVVTPDKLDNQYYRNVLHHKVLFKSDAALLNSTETAKKVAENALIRGRWERKFAKAMLKMSLLDIKTAANGEIRKKCHVVN; the protein is encoded by the exons ATGCTGTGCTGTTACTCATCACTCACTGCAgtaacagcagcagcagtagcagaAAAGATGGCTAGGCTTGGCGTCATCGTCTTGGTTGCcctgctcgccgccgccgccgctcaagCGCAAGGGTCCTACGGCAGTGGCTATGCTGTTCCTGCATTAAGCTTGGAGAGCGCCCCCGTGCCGCCGCCGATCTCAAGCCCACCACCAGCCCAGACTCCACCACCACCGGCTTCAGCTCGGCCAAAGCTGAGGTTCGACTTCTACAAGCGGTCGTGCCCTTACGCCGAGGAAATCGTCAGGGAGGCCGTGAGGAACGCCACCAATGTCAACCCCGGCCTCGGCGCCGGCCTCATCCGCATGGCCTTCCATGACTGCTTCGTCCAG GGCTGCGACGGCTCAGTTCTGCTCGACCCGACGCCGGCGAACCCGCGGCCGGAGAAGCTCAGCCCGGCAAACTTCCCCAGCCTGCGCGGCTTCGACGTGGTGGACGCGGCCAAGGCGGCGCTCGAGAAGGCCTGCCCGGGCGTCGTCTCCTGCGCCGACGTCGTCCAGTTCGCCGCCCGCGACGCCGCCTTCTTCCTTAGCGGCTCCAAGGTCTACTACAGCCTCCCCGGGGGACGCTTCGACGGCCGCGTGTCCTTCGAGAACGAGACGTTCACCTTCCTGCCACCGCCGTCCTTCAACCTCTCCGAGCTCATCCAGAACTTCAAGGTCAAGGGCCTGAACGTCGACGACCTCGTCGTGCTCTCCGGCGCCCACACCATCGGCCTCTCCCACTGCTCGTCCTTCCTCAGCATCTCCACGCCGCCGTCCGACATGAACCCTGGCCTCGCCACCGTACTCAAGAAGCAGTGCCCGGCCAAGCCCAATTTCACCAACGACCCCACGGTGGTGCAGGACGTCGTCACCCCCGACAAGCTGGACAACCAGTACTACCGGAACGTGCTACATCACAAGGTGCTGTTCAAGTCCGATGCGGCCCTTCTCAACTCGACGGAGACGGcgaagaaggtggccgagaacGCCTTGATCCGTGGGAGGTGGGAGAGGAAGTTCGCCAAGGCGATGCTGAAGATGTCGCTCCTCGACATCAAGACTGCCGCCAACGGAGAGATCCGGAAGAAGTGCCACGTCGTCAACTAG